The Geitlerinema sp. PCC 9228 genome includes the window TACCTCTTGGGCTTGGGGGTGGGCGCTGCTGTTTTCAGGAATTTCTTTGATGAGGGATAGTGCTGCTTCTAAATTATTGTCTTCTGTAAGTTTTCGCCGCGCGATCGCCAGCAGTAGGTGAGACCACTCATCCCGGGATTTGGCTGCCAAACCGTATAGGGGGGCCTCTTGGGGCCAGCTAGCAACCACCTCCAAAGCCGCAATCAAATCCTCCGTACCGCCAGAGCTCGCTGCTTTTTGAGCGCAATATAACTGCTGCGGGGCGTTGCTCCCTGCCTGCAAAGCCACCTGCTCGCAATTGGGAATGGGCGGGGTTTTTAAGAGCAACATCAAGGTTCTGGCAACAACCGCCAAAACGGCTGCCAGCGCTAGCAACCAAAACAGCAGCCACAGCCAACCGCCGCGCCCCGACGGAGAAGAAGCTGTAGATTTGGTTTGGCGATCGTCATTGGGAGCGTTAGCGCTGCCATTTTCCGAAGTCCCACCACCGGCAGAGACCGAGTGATGCACTGATGAAGAATCGCTTGGTTCGGACTGGGGTGTGGCCATGATTTCCTCTACAAATGCCAGTTTCTTGCTACACCGACTGCTACTTCCTAATAGGTGATTTACTGGACAATAATTGACTTTTATTGACTTGATAGTCGTAGCCATCTTTCTTAAAGATTGNNNNNNNNNNNNNNNNNNNNNNNNNNNNNNNNNNNNNNNNNNNNNNNNNNNNNNNNNNNNNNNNNNNNNNNNNNNNNNNNNNNNNNGACCACACGGACAATATCTCCCGTTTTCCAGTCTTTGGGAGGATTTTTGGGCTGATATCCAGCGCGGGGAAAACCATATTTGTCGCTAGGGCAAGGGACAGGTACGGCTTCCATTGTATCCGGCAACATTGGGCAAAAATGAATTAATCCGACGAACATTGTATCTTATTGTGCAGCGCCTGGCGTCTTTGCAGGGCTTCCGTGCAGTGGGGATTGATGGAAAGGGCAATGCCGTAGGAGCGCAAACTGGCATCATTTTGCTGGAGTTTTTCTAACAATTTGCCCCGCAGCAGCCATCCGCGATCCTGCCTGGGTTGCAGGTGAACGGCCCGTTCGTAGGCGTTCAATGCTTGGGCGTATTTTTCCCAAGCTTCCAGCAGCTGCCCCTTTTCGATCCAGCTTTGGTAGTGTTCCGGTTGCAAAGCGATCGCGCAGTCGTAGGTTTCCAACGCCTCCCGATAACGCTGCAACGTCTTTAACAAGCGGGCGCGCTCCAGGTACAGATCCAGCCGGTCATTGCGGATTTCCAACAAGCGATCGCAGACTTGTAAGGCTTCCTGGTAGCGTTGCAAACTTTTCCACAGGCGCATCAAAGCCATGGAAGCTTCACCAACCCACCGGTCGCCCTTGGTAGCCGCCAAGCTGTTCACCTTGCGATACGCCGCGATCGCACTTTCGTACTTGCCCATGGATTCGGCAGCCAAACCGCGGTAGTACCAAGCCTCCAACCAGCCAGCCTGGAACGACAGGGCATTATCCAACGCCACCAACGCCTCCTGTGCCCGACCCAATTGGTAGAGCGCCTTGCCTCGCCACAGCCAAGCCGGTGCCAAATATTCGTCCAAATAGGTAGCGCGGTCGAAATCCGCCAGGGAACTACCGTAGCGACCGGATTCGTAGTAGACCATCCCCCGTCCGTGCCAAAAGGGAGCGCGATCCGGTTGTAGGGAGAGGGCTCGATCCAAACAAGCGATCGCCGCCTCGTACCATTGATGTTTGAGACACATCCCCTTGCGAAACCACAAATTGGCTTGCTCTGGGTCTGCCTGTAGGGCACGGTCGTAGCAACGCACTGCCAACCTATAATTTTGCAATTTCTCCAGGGCATAGCCGTAGTAATACCAAACCCCCATTTCCTGCCCTTGCAAGCCCACAGCCCGCTCGCAACTTTTAGCCGCCGCCGCATACTGCCCCAGTCCCAAAAGCACCACCGACCGCTGGACCCACAGCGATGCCACCGTTGGGCGCAACTGTACGGCGCGATCGTAGCATTGCAAAGCTTTTTGGTAGCAACCGCGACCCTGGTACAACCTGCCCCGAGCGTACCAAGCTTCGTAGTAAGCCGGCTGGTAGCGGGTTGCCCGTTCGTAGGCCGCCAACGCCGCGTCCCCATCTTGCAGTTCCTCCAGCGCCAATCCCTGGTAGTACCAAGCAATGGGTTGTTTCACATGCAACTGGATACTGCGCCCCAAAGCCCCTGCCGCCTCCTGGTAGCGACCTTGACGGTACAGCAACATGCCTTTATCCATCCACAAGTTATAATGGTTATCGTTGAGCGCCAGCGCTCGGTCGTAATCTGCCAAAGCTGCCTCTGGCAAATTGAGCTTTTCTAAAGTTTTTGCCTTTTGCCACCAAATTTTCCCGCGGCGACCTCCTTGAGGGGACTTGGCTAAAGCTCTTTCGTAGCAAGTGAAGGCTTGGGGATATTTTCCCGCTGCATACAACCGATTGCCTTTCGCCACATCCGGCGCTGCTCCCACCAAGCGAGACATCAACCCCCCCAGAGAATCCAAAAAGTTTTCTAGGGGTAGTAGAGGCGCTTCGCGTTGCGCGGGCGCTTCGCGTTGCGCCCCTACTGTCGCTTTGGTAGGGCGTCGGTGTGGGGAAGAATTGGCATACGAACGGTGATTTTTGCGAGCTGCCGACGTTTCCCTTTCCGAAGAAAAGGCGTCCGTGCGGTCGGTGGTCTCGCCTTGCCAGATACGGCGGTTGCGAACAGATGGGTTCGCTGCCGGGGAATTGGGAGCAACCGACCGAGATGGTGGGGATTTGGGTTGGGCGGGGAAATGCTCGGCCATGAAAGTTCGATTTCGGTGACGATCTGTTCCGATGGTGATATTGGTGCCACGATGGGACAAATCGAAGCGGGAAAGCAAGACCCTCCGACAACGAGAGTGCCCCAGACACCAGTCCTTTTCGCAACCATCGTAGCAAAAAGCTGTCCGTTCGACGCGATCGCGAAGCTCGGTCCTTTCCCAGCCAGAGCAGCCACCACCAATCGGCGGCATGAAGTTGCCGATTGCCATCAATAGAGGGCATCCTTAAAAGGGAAACCAAGCAAAAACGAACCACAGGGCGCAACGCGTTGCGCCTGGGCCCTTCGCGAAGGGCCCAAGGGGTTCGGCGCGAACAGCAACCACAGGGTAGGTAGTAAACGCGGCATGGAAGCAAAAAACGTACGTTTCGGTAAAGGATCCATTGTCCAACGTCTGCTGGAAGGCGTAAATTTGCGCCCGGAGGAAGGAGAGCGAACGCTGTTAATGTTTGCTTTCTCCACAGCCACATCCGTGGGATTGATTTGGTTGGAAGCGAGTACAGTAGGTCTGTTTCTCGATCGCTACGGTGCCCAGTCTTTGCCTTGGATTTATATTGCCGGCGCACTTATTACATCGCTGTTGGGATTTTTGTACTCCTGGCTGCAGTACGTGCTTTCCCTACGATGGGCGATTGTCACCGTAGCAGCCACCATGGCCATTCCCCTGCTGTTTTTCAGTTTGGGACTCAAAATTGCCGGCATGATGGGGGTCATGATTTTTCTCATGCGTTTGTGGCTCGATGCCCTCTACGTCATGAACGATATCAATACCTCTATTACCGTCAACCAGTTATTTAACATTCGCGAAATCAAACGCACCTATCCTCTGGTTAGCAGCGGCATTCTGGTCGCCGACGTACTCAGCGGGTTCTCCTTACCTTTTTTAATCGGTTGGTTCGGGGTAGATAACATTCCCCTGATTTCCTTTCTCATGCTTCTGGTGGGTGCTGTGGTTCTATTTTACGTCGGCCAGAGCTACCAACAGTTTTTCCCCGACTCCAAAGGGCGCTACAACGAACTGGAGGACGAAGAATACACCAACCGCCGCATGCAAGAACCGGTACGCAAGTATGCTGTGCTGGTATTTGCTTTTTTTATTTGCGCAGAAGTGCTGTACTTGCTGGTGGATTTTCAATTTCTCAGCGAACTGGAACAGCAAAGCCGTTCGGAAGGCTCTCTAGCTACCAATGTAGCCAGTTTTCTCGGTCTGTTTAACGGCATCATTGGCATCGGCGAACTGGCCATGCAGTGGTTTGCTTCCAGCCGCATTATCGAAAGGTTTGGTGTATTTATCACCGCTGCCCTGCTGCCGGTTTTGGTTTGCGTGCTGGGGGGCATTTCCATGATGAAACTACTGCCGTTGTTCGTTGGCTTGATTTTATTAAAGTTCTTTGACGACCTACTGCACTATACCCTGGTGGAAAGTACCGGCGCGGTTTTGTTTCAACCCATCCCCGACAACCGCCGCTCCCGCATTCAAGCTTGGGTAACCGGCGTTGCCGAACCGGTGTTCACTGGCGTCACCGGGGTGGCGATTTTGGGGGTAATCTGGGGCGTCCAACAGGTGGACTTTGCGGCTTTAGGTATCTCCAGCCAGCAACTGCAGGAGTGGATTTTCTTAATTGTTATTGTTTTTATCGCCCTGCTGTGGTTGGGGGTAATTTACCTACTGCGCAATGGCTATGTGAGCTTGCTGGTGTTTAGCGCCCAACGGGAACGTTTGGGGACTTCTAATGTGGATATGGGCGCGCTGAAACAGGCGGTGATCAAAACGTTGGACCAGCCGGGAACTGAATCGGAAAAGCGTTCTTGTATCGAACTGCTGAATCAATTTGCCCCTAAGGAAGTGCCGGAAATGCTGGCACCCCGTTTGACGCAGTTGCCGACGGCTTTGCAGCAGCAGAGTTTGGAGGTGATGCTGCAACATCCGGAACTGCCCTATGTGGAGTCGGTGCGTGGGTTGATGAAACAGTCTACTTCGCCGGAGGTGGTGGCGCGGGCGCTGCGCTATATTTGGCTGACGGAAAAATCTTCGGATTTGAATTCCCTGCGCCCCTATTTGCGACCGGAGGTGGACCCGGTGGTGCGGGCTACGGCGGCTTCTATGATTTTGCGCGATGGCACTAAGGAACAAAAGGCGGAGGCTACCAATACAATTCGCCGCATGCTGACCCACAAGAACGAACGGGAACGGGTGATGGGCTGTCGGGCGTTGGGGGATGCGGATTATTTGCAGGCGTTGCGGTTGCACATTCCCAATTTGCTCCAGGATGAGTCGCTGCGGGTACGCTGCGCTCTGTTGGAGGTGATTGCTTCGACTCGCTATGAGGAATACTATCCTTCTTTGTTGCGGGGGTTGTATTACAAGTCTACCCGAGAGGCGGCGATGCAGGCTTTGGTGAAGCTGGGTTCGGAAATTTTAGACCGTTTGGTGGAATTAGCCCAGGACGTGCACAAGCCAGATATCGTGCGCATGTATGCTTGGAGTACCATTGGCAAGATTGGTAACCGGGAGGCGATTGATGCGTTGGTTTCGGGGGCGATCGCTTCTTGGGGGGTCACCCGACGCAATATTTTGCAGGTGCTGCTCAAAATGCCCCAGGAAGCCGGTATTGAAGGGGTGGCAGAACGTTTGGGGCGCAGCGGTGTGGAGTTGCTCATCGACCAGGAGTTGATGCTGCTCGCGCAGGTGTACATGGCCCGGTTGGATACCGAACCCGATTTGGTCGCCTCCACCCAAGCGGAATCGGGGGATTCCATGCCTATCCCAGATGGCAAGGAAGGTCCCTACAGCGGTTCTCGCTTGATGGTAGAACCAGCTCTGACCATGCTGCGGGATGCGTTGGCGTATATGGAAAAGGATGCCATCGAACGCATTTTCTGGTTGATGAAATTTCTCTATCCTATTAGTTCTATTCAGGGGGCGGCTTTTAATTTAAATTCCGGTTCGGTGGGCAATATGGCGAAGGGATTGGAGATTTTGGACAATGTTTTGGATATTTCTAGCAAGGGGGCTTTGTTGAAAGTATTGGACAAACGCTCTGATGAGGAAAAGGTTCGCAGTTTGAACGGACTGGTGCGCTACGATCCCCTCTCCCCAAGCGATCGCTTGCGGCATTTGCTGGAACGCCGCTATTTCCTCTCGGATTGGTGTCTGGCTTGCTGCTTCCACGTGGCAGTTGCCGGACGTTGGTCCCTGACGGCAGAACAAACCCTGGCAGGTTTGCGCCATCCCAGGGGGTTTGTGCGCGAGGCGGTTTTGGGCTATCTCAAAATGGCTTCTCCCGGGTCGTTGGTAGAAGTGCTGCCTAAGATGAAAAACGATTCCGATCCATTGGTGGCGGCGCAAGTGCGGCAAATGATGGCAGAATTCAAGGGGGATGGTTCCACCAGCTCGCTTTAGAGGATCAACCAACTACGGCGACCAACTCGATTTTTGGTTCCTGCCGCCTGTGCATGCTGCCCAGATTCCCAAACTAGTTGTTCGGTACCTAATTGTGGTTGGTTTGAATGCGGCGCACCCCAGCGGTGGATGTGCCCAGATTTCCATCCAGCATTCTTTGCTTCCACAGGCTCGCATACGTTTTCAATATGTTAACCAGTCTCGATCGCTTATTATTTGTCCGGGGGGTCCCCATTTTTAAAGAGTTGCGCGATGATTTTCTCGTGCGTCTGGCCTCGGTAATGGACGAACTCTCGTTTCCCGCCAATTATACGATTTTTATGGAAGGTCAAGAGGGGCGATCGCTGTATATTGTGGTATCCGGTCGCGTACGGGTGCACATCGGCGATCGGGAGTTGGCTCAGTTGGGCAAAGGCAAATGTTTTGGGGAAATGTCCCTATTTGATGCAGAACCGCGTTCGGCCACGGTTTCTACTTTAGAACCCTGCGAATGTTTGGTACTCACCCAACAGCAACTCTACGATGCCATCGACGAAACCCCCGGCATTGCCATCAACATCATTCGCTTGCTCTCCCGCCGCACGCGGGAACTCAACCAAAAATTAAACGCCGCCGAAGCAGCGAAAAAAGGCTTGCGGGGGGTGGATTTGAGCTAGGGTCGGCAAGAGGAAACCCCATGGCATGGAGATTTGGTTTCCTCTCGATTCCCTGGCGTTGCCGGTTAGAGTTGGTTGTGTTTTTCTAGCAACTGCTGCGCCCGCGGTTTGTACACCAGGTAAAATAGGGCTTCAATGTAGCGCAACAAGTCTTCCCGATTTTCTTGGGAGGAATAGTTCCAGAATCCGTAAATTTTGCTGAGGGTGAGAATGCGATTGGTGTGGATTTTCCACGTGTAGCAGCTGTACACCCGTTGGATCGCCCGTTCGGAAAGCTGCTGCCAGTATTGGGGATCGCGATCGCATTTTTGGATAAACGCCAGCAGGATATCAGCGGTTTCTTCCACGTTGGTGGGGTTAATCAAAAACCCATTTTTCCCATGCTGTATAATTTCCAAAGGTCCGCCAAACTGGGTGGCAAATGGGGGCAACCCGGAAATCATTGCCTCCAGAATGGTCAAACCAAAGGCTTCAAACAAGGCCGGTTGGACGAAAATCCCCTGGCGGTCGGCAATCACCCGATAAATTTCCCCGGAATCGCTCTTGGAAAGCCGCACGCCCAACCAACGAATTTTGCCGTAGAGATTGTACTCATCGATGAGCTGATAAAGTTTGTGGATTTCGGCAATTTCTTCGGTGTCGTTGGAATCTTCCGGACGCAACTTGCCCGCCACCAAAATCAGGTTGCATCGCTGTTGCAGTTCCTTACTTTTGCCGAAACACTCCACCAAACCGCTGAGATTTTTAATCCGGTCCAAACGCGCCATGGAGAAAATCGGCCGTTTGTCAGGCTCGTCTAACTTGCCAAAGACGTGGTCCGGATCTTCCAGGGTAAAAGCTAACTCTTCCAAGCGATCGCGCATGCCATGCAAGCGCAATTCTTCCCGAGTATGGGGGAAATACACCGCCTCGTTCACGCCAGGAGGAACCAAATTAAACTTAGGACTAAACAGTTCGATACCGTGAACCACATGATACAGTTGGGGCATGGTGAAACAGGAGTAGGACTCGTACTGACCCACCCCATCTTCGGTCCCCACAATTTCTTGGTAGGTACTGCTCACAATAAAATTCGCCGCGTTCATGGCAATCAAGTCCGCGGTAAATTGCAGGGAGAAGTGATAGCGGTCTTCCAAATCCTCCCAGTACAAATTGCTAAACAGGTACTTGGATTTTTCCAGAGCGTGGGCAATATTGCACTGGATCACCTTCAGGCGTCTGGCGAGCAAAAACGCCACCAAATTGCCATCGGAATAGTTGCCGATGACCAAATCCGGTTTGCCCTGCATCTGTGCCAGCAGTTCTTTTTCCGCATCCAAGGCATAGGTTTCCAAGTACGGCCAAATTTCAAAGCGGGAAATCCAATTTTGCGTCACATTGGCGTTAAACTCCCGGAAAGGCACCCGCAAAATCCAGCCGTTATCTGTTCCCCGAATTTTTTCCAGGCGTTGGTTGCACAGAGTGCCGTCGCTGTTGGGAATCAAACGAGTGAGGATAATCACCTGGGGATGAACCCCGAGAACGTCCAAACCTTGCTGTTCGAATTCTGCCTGCAACTGTTTTTCCAAACTGCGGGCTTGGTCGAGGACGTAAACCACCTGACCGCCAGTATCCGGACGACCCAAAACCCCTTCCTGACCGAACCAGCCATGCACGGAAACCAGCACGATTTTGAAAATCATGGGAATCCGGGAAATGAAGGCTTCCAGAGTTTGGTGGTCCGGCGAGTCAATGAGTTCGTCGAGAATTTCCAGGGTTTCTTTCACGCGGGAGGCAGTATTGCCCCAACCCGGTTCGAAGCCCAATCCTTGAAAATCAAAGCGAAACTCGCTGTAGGGGGTTTCCGGGTTCACCCGATTGACATAAGCCAGGGCTTGCTTGACGCTTTTGGAGAGATTTTCCTTGGTTTTGAGGCGGTCGTTAATCAGCAGCTGCATGCCATTGGCAGAGTGCAGGCGCAAGAATTGAAATAAGGACTCCAACCATTTTTGCGGGTCTTGGAAGAGCTTGCTGGATAGATAGCGGTTGAGAAATTGCAAGCCCTTGCCAATATTTTTGGGATCGCGAATGGTGGGGGAGTAATCGTAAAACGGTTTGAAATCGATTTCAAAAACATCCCCTTCGTGCGGGAAATAGCGATCTACAAAGCGATCGCGCACGTCAAGCAAATCCTGCACCGACATGGGTTCGACCCCCATTTCCTCGTCGATGCGGTAGGCTTGTTGGATGGCAATTTGCGGGCGGACGATGGTGCAAATGCTTTCCTCTTCCAGGATAATTTCTTGGGTATAGTAAATCAGATTTCCCAAATGGGAACTGTTGTAGAAAGACGCCGGTTTCTCGTGCTTGTGGCAGTATTCTGCAAAAGCACGTTCGATATCGTTGCGCAGCAAGTATTTTTGTTCTTTCGCTCGCAGGTCGAGAATGAATTGGCGCAGATCTAGTTTTTCTTCAGAATGAATAACAGCCTGGATCAACTCGGACATAACAACATCCCTAGACAAAGACAAACACACGCCGAGCGAGTCGTTTGAGAATACCCACTCGTACCACTTTATCGATCGAAACAAATCTCCCCACTGCGATCGCGGGCAAATTGCGATCGCGCGCTAACATTTCCCGCCCCAGGAAATGGGGTCGAGAAAACCAGCCAAGCCACAGCTTGCCATCGATGAAATTGCCTGCCAGTCTAGCGCAAATCGGGGCACTATCTAGCCACCCAGCCGAAGTCGGAATTGCCTAGCTACCAGATACACCGCGTTCGATACAAGCATTTCCCGCCGGCCGCTCAGTAGCACACGGCGATCTTATCTCGATTGGCAGAAAATTT containing:
- a CDS encoding tetratricopeptide repeat protein gives rise to the protein MAEHFPAQPKSPPSRSVAPNSPAANPSVRNRRIWQGETTDRTDAFSSERETSAARKNHRSYANSSPHRRPTKATVGAQREAPAQREAPLLPLENFLDSLGGLMSRLVGAAPDVAKGNRLYAAGKYPQAFTCYERALAKSPQGGRRGKIWWQKAKTLEKLNLPEAALADYDRALALNDNHYNLWMDKGMLLYRQGRYQEAAGALGRSIQLHVKQPIAWYYQGLALEELQDGDAALAAYERATRYQPAYYEAWYARGRLYQGRGCYQKALQCYDRAVQLRPTVASLWVQRSVVLLGLGQYAAAAKSCERAVGLQGQEMGVWYYYGYALEKLQNYRLAVRCYDRALQADPEQANLWFRKGMCLKHQWYEAAIACLDRALSLQPDRAPFWHGRGMVYYESGRYGSSLADFDRATYLDEYLAPAWLWRGKALYQLGRAQEALVALDNALSFQAGWLEAWYYRGLAAESMGKYESAIAAYRKVNSLAATKGDRWVGEASMALMRLWKSLQRYQEALQVCDRLLEIRNDRLDLYLERARLLKTLQRYREALETYDCAIALQPEHYQSWIEKGQLLEAWEKYAQALNAYERAVHLQPRQDRGWLLRGKLLEKLQQNDASLRSYGIALSINPHCTEALQRRQALHNKIQCSSD
- a CDS encoding MFS transporter, whose product is MEAKNVRFGKGSIVQRLLEGVNLRPEEGERTLLMFAFSTATSVGLIWLEASTVGLFLDRYGAQSLPWIYIAGALITSLLGFLYSWLQYVLSLRWAIVTVAATMAIPLLFFSLGLKIAGMMGVMIFLMRLWLDALYVMNDINTSITVNQLFNIREIKRTYPLVSSGILVADVLSGFSLPFLIGWFGVDNIPLISFLMLLVGAVVLFYVGQSYQQFFPDSKGRYNELEDEEYTNRRMQEPVRKYAVLVFAFFICAEVLYLLVDFQFLSELEQQSRSEGSLATNVASFLGLFNGIIGIGELAMQWFASSRIIERFGVFITAALLPVLVCVLGGISMMKLLPLFVGLILLKFFDDLLHYTLVESTGAVLFQPIPDNRRSRIQAWVTGVAEPVFTGVTGVAILGVIWGVQQVDFAALGISSQQLQEWIFLIVIVFIALLWLGVIYLLRNGYVSLLVFSAQRERLGTSNVDMGALKQAVIKTLDQPGTESEKRSCIELLNQFAPKEVPEMLAPRLTQLPTALQQQSLEVMLQHPELPYVESVRGLMKQSTSPEVVARALRYIWLTEKSSDLNSLRPYLRPEVDPVVRATAASMILRDGTKEQKAEATNTIRRMLTHKNERERVMGCRALGDADYLQALRLHIPNLLQDESLRVRCALLEVIASTRYEEYYPSLLRGLYYKSTREAAMQALVKLGSEILDRLVELAQDVHKPDIVRMYAWSTIGKIGNREAIDALVSGAIASWGVTRRNILQVLLKMPQEAGIEGVAERLGRSGVELLIDQELMLLAQVYMARLDTEPDLVASTQAESGDSMPIPDGKEGPYSGSRLMVEPALTMLRDALAYMEKDAIERIFWLMKFLYPISSIQGAAFNLNSGSVGNMAKGLEILDNVLDISSKGALLKVLDKRSDEEKVRSLNGLVRYDPLSPSDRLRHLLERRYFLSDWCLACCFHVAVAGRWSLTAEQTLAGLRHPRGFVREAVLGYLKMASPGSLVEVLPKMKNDSDPLVAAQVRQMMAEFKGDGSTSSL
- a CDS encoding cyclic nucleotide-binding domain-containing protein — its product is MLTSLDRLLFVRGVPIFKELRDDFLVRLASVMDELSFPANYTIFMEGQEGRSLYIVVSGRVRVHIGDRELAQLGKGKCFGEMSLFDAEPRSATVSTLEPCECLVLTQQQLYDAIDETPGIAINIIRLLSRRTRELNQKLNAAEAAKKGLRGVDLS
- a CDS encoding sucrose synthase, producing the protein MSELIQAVIHSEEKLDLRQFILDLRAKEQKYLLRNDIERAFAEYCHKHEKPASFYNSSHLGNLIYYTQEIILEEESICTIVRPQIAIQQAYRIDEEMGVEPMSVQDLLDVRDRFVDRYFPHEGDVFEIDFKPFYDYSPTIRDPKNIGKGLQFLNRYLSSKLFQDPQKWLESLFQFLRLHSANGMQLLINDRLKTKENLSKSVKQALAYVNRVNPETPYSEFRFDFQGLGFEPGWGNTASRVKETLEILDELIDSPDHQTLEAFISRIPMIFKIVLVSVHGWFGQEGVLGRPDTGGQVVYVLDQARSLEKQLQAEFEQQGLDVLGVHPQVIILTRLIPNSDGTLCNQRLEKIRGTDNGWILRVPFREFNANVTQNWISRFEIWPYLETYALDAEKELLAQMQGKPDLVIGNYSDGNLVAFLLARRLKVIQCNIAHALEKSKYLFSNLYWEDLEDRYHFSLQFTADLIAMNAANFIVSSTYQEIVGTEDGVGQYESYSCFTMPQLYHVVHGIELFSPKFNLVPPGVNEAVYFPHTREELRLHGMRDRLEELAFTLEDPDHVFGKLDEPDKRPIFSMARLDRIKNLSGLVECFGKSKELQQRCNLILVAGKLRPEDSNDTEEIAEIHKLYQLIDEYNLYGKIRWLGVRLSKSDSGEIYRVIADRQGIFVQPALFEAFGLTILEAMISGLPPFATQFGGPLEIIQHGKNGFLINPTNVEETADILLAFIQKCDRDPQYWQQLSERAIQRVYSCYTWKIHTNRILTLSKIYGFWNYSSQENREDLLRYIEALFYLVYKPRAQQLLEKHNQL